The Hevea brasiliensis isolate MT/VB/25A 57/8 chromosome 1, ASM3005281v1, whole genome shotgun sequence genome has a window encoding:
- the LOC110645388 gene encoding uncharacterized protein LOC110645388 — MKKSPVYPNYEASDYGGYEFDPEVDFTQFLEEARQHARQMNLQTSLSNAEEAGKTRTGGEEKKSKKSWKNALFKWWKSDKKRSTEPANSSHISNPRKGHVSGPIYGSGRAVEPKHRRQTSGPLTNLFNPTKKTGNQTPYMCLDQLNNPHGVKAYGPVYLVT; from the exons ATGAAGAAATCTCCGGTATATCCAAACTACGAGGCAAGTGATTATGGTGGCTATGAGTTTGATCCTGAAGTGGATTTTACACAG TTCCTGGAAGAAGCAAGGCAGCATGCAAGACAAATGAATCTCCAGACCTCACTGTCAAATGCAGAAGAAGCTGGAAAAACGAGAACAGGAGGAGAAGAGAAAAAAAGCAAAAAGTCTTGGAAAAACGCTCTCTTCAAATGGTGGAAATCTGACAAGAAAAGGAGCACAGAACCTGCAAATAGCTCTCATATTTCGAATCCAAGAAAGGGTCATGTCTCTGGTCCAATATATGGAAGTGGCAGAGCTGTCGAACCAAAGCACCGGCGACAAACTTCTGGTCCACTCACTAACCTTTTCAACCCTACGAAGAAAACAGGGAATCAGACACCATATATGTGTCTTGATCAACTTAATAACCCTCATGGTGTCAAAGCCTATGGACCTGTTTACTTGGTAACTTAG
- the LOC110645387 gene encoding RING-H2 finger protein ATL3-like, translated as MGDLDNSATVQITGKIMVLAIIILFMVVVFVLFLHLYAKWFWWRIEEPTPSPPSRRNRRRFVFTPGQDPVRRGLELSVLRSLPVVIFQSKNFTDGLECAVCLSEVAEGEKTRLLPKCNHGFHVDCIDMWFQSHSTCPLCRNSVAPLPECSSFDSDDLQENIQSPEEILASGYSTDSPNFPTNVLFWGDQTQVSTGGGGGGGGLEEGTSSQEPSSSYSSSSARQDEMMVIDIPVQMSDNFPDEESKSPMPTQRLRSLKRLLSREKRVAPSSSSGSVDV; from the coding sequence ATGGGGGATTTGGACAATTCAGCAACAGTACAAATAACAGGAAAGATCATGGTGTTGGCCATAATAATTCTATTTATGGTGGTGGTTTTTGTTCTCTTTCTTCATCTTTATGCAAAATGGTTTTGGTGGCGCATTGAAGAGCCTACTCCTTCACCACCCTCTCGCCGGAACCGCCGCCGTTTCGTTTTTACCCCTGGTCAGGACCCAGTGCGGAGAGGGCTAGAGCTCTCCGTCCTTAGATCCCTACCAGTGGTAATTTTCCAATCTAAAAACTTCACAGACGGGTTAGAATGTGCAGTTTGCTTATCTGAAGTTGCAGAAGGAGAAAAAACGAGGTTGCTACCTAAATGCAACCATGGATTCCATGTCGATTGTATAGATATGTGGTTTCAGTCCCACTCCACTTGCCCACTCTGTAGAAACTCTGTAGCGCCATTGCCTGAATGCTCCAGCTTCGACAGTGATGATTTGCAAGAGAATATTCAGTCTCCAGAGGAAATTTTGGCTTCTGGGTATTCCACAGATTCTCCAAATTTTCCCACAAATGTGTTGTTTTGGGGGGACCAGACTCAAGTAAGCACTGGCGGCGGTGGTGGAGGCGGTGGCTTGGAAGAAGGAACTTCCTCTCAAGaaccttcttcttcttattcttcttcttctgctaGGCAAGATGAGATGATGGTTATCGATATACCTGTGCAAATGAGTGACAATTTTCCTGACGAAGAATCGAAGTCGCCAATGCCTACACAACGGTTAAGATCATTGAAGAGGCTTTTGAGCAGGGAAAAAAGGGTGGCTCCCAGTAGTTCTAGTGGTTCTGTTGATGTCTAA